One Vallitalea pronyensis genomic region harbors:
- a CDS encoding anhydro-N-acetylmuramic acid kinase, whose translation MMINQLQHLLEKEKRCAVGLMSGTSLDGIDAALVEIEGSGTKTNVNLLALDTLNFNVDERNRILALCAPETSRVNDICHMNVHLGEKMAEAALKVIHKAGMLPEQVDFISSHGQTIYHMPDDYATLQIGELAVIAARTGILTVGDFRPHDMAVGGQGAPLVPYVDYLLFSHDVKGRAMINIGGISNISILKPQAKADDVIAFDMGPGNMLIDAIMTIGTEDACTYDPNGEYASRGKVYTDWLKAILKRDTYLAKEPPKSTGRESYTYAMAKALYEEGISLGLAFDDIVATVTAYTTESIIGHFKQFIDPTYNIEEVIISGGGVHNKTIMKGLAQGLKQQVLSMDDWGFSSDGKEAIAFAVLGNECIHGHTNTLPSATGAKKAVSMGKLVLP comes from the coding sequence ATGATGATCAATCAGTTACAACACCTATTAGAAAAAGAAAAGAGATGCGCTGTTGGTTTAATGTCAGGTACATCACTTGACGGGATTGATGCAGCGCTTGTGGAAATAGAAGGCTCAGGTACAAAGACAAACGTTAATCTCCTTGCACTGGATACATTGAATTTTAATGTGGATGAACGCAACCGCATACTTGCTCTATGCGCACCTGAAACTTCAAGGGTTAACGATATCTGCCATATGAATGTCCATTTAGGTGAGAAGATGGCAGAGGCAGCATTAAAAGTCATTCACAAAGCAGGTATGTTGCCTGAGCAAGTGGATTTCATTAGTTCCCATGGACAAACAATCTACCATATGCCCGATGACTATGCTACCTTACAAATAGGAGAGCTTGCTGTTATTGCTGCAAGGACAGGCATCTTAACAGTGGGTGACTTTCGTCCTCATGATATGGCTGTAGGTGGTCAGGGTGCCCCTTTGGTACCTTATGTTGATTATCTTTTATTTAGCCATGACGTAAAAGGGCGAGCTATGATTAACATCGGCGGTATAAGTAATATTTCTATACTAAAACCTCAAGCTAAAGCAGATGATGTCATTGCTTTTGATATGGGACCTGGCAACATGCTCATAGATGCCATTATGACTATTGGTACAGAAGATGCATGTACCTATGACCCTAACGGGGAATATGCATCTAGAGGTAAGGTATATACAGATTGGTTGAAGGCAATCCTTAAGAGGGATACGTATCTAGCCAAAGAACCCCCTAAAAGTACAGGAAGAGAAAGTTACACGTATGCCATGGCCAAAGCACTCTATGAAGAAGGCATCTCGTTAGGACTTGCATTTGACGATATTGTAGCGACGGTTACAGCTTATACAACAGAATCCATTATAGGGCATTTTAAACAGTTTATTGACCCCACATATAACATAGAAGAAGTCATCATTAGTGGCGGTGGCGTACACAATAAGACCATCATGAAAGGGTTAGCACAAGGTCTTAAGCAACAAGTGCTATCCATGGATGATTGGGGATTTTCTTCCGATGGAAAGGAAGCCATTGCCTTTGCTGTCTTAGGTAATGAATGTATACATGGTCATACCAATACCTTACCTTCTGCAACAGGCGCAAAAAAAGCGGTAAGTATGGGCAAATTGGTATTACCATAG
- a CDS encoding MurR/RpiR family transcriptional regulator: protein MTTSTTGGLIILKEMLTKLPQSEKKVAQYILKHPELAIYSTTSELAKNSNTSSAAVIRLCKSLGLKGFSELKIRISGDLQKAHKGEGYRDIEPNESVEAIMNKMTNNSIQSLRETIEILHVKDLEKAAEAIIKSRSIHFFGVGASGIIAQDAQRKFVRINRQATAFTDIHVAAMVVANATKDDVVIGISFSGETLEVSNILDVANKQGATTISITKYGTSTIAEKAAINLFTCASTEAKYRSSATSSRLAQLHLVDILFMCVVSRDHEQSIAYLDRTRKAIETLRLRVNNKGMR, encoded by the coding sequence ATGACAACATCTACAACTGGTGGTTTGATTATATTAAAAGAAATGTTAACGAAATTACCACAATCCGAAAAAAAAGTTGCGCAGTATATCTTGAAACATCCAGAGCTTGCGATCTATTCAACAACCAGTGAATTGGCTAAAAATAGTAACACAAGCAGTGCTGCTGTTATAAGACTATGCAAGTCATTAGGCTTAAAAGGGTTTTCGGAATTGAAAATACGTATATCAGGTGATTTGCAAAAAGCACATAAAGGTGAGGGTTATCGGGATATTGAACCCAATGAATCTGTGGAGGCGATTATGAATAAAATGACCAACAACAGTATTCAGTCCTTGAGGGAAACCATTGAAATACTTCACGTAAAAGATCTAGAAAAAGCAGCTGAAGCCATAATAAAAAGTAGGTCCATTCATTTTTTTGGTGTAGGAGCCTCAGGTATCATTGCTCAAGATGCACAGAGAAAATTTGTGAGAATCAACCGACAGGCTACTGCTTTTACAGATATACATGTTGCAGCTATGGTGGTTGCTAATGCGACCAAAGATGATGTGGTAATTGGTATTTCTTTTTCAGGAGAAACGCTGGAAGTATCCAATATTCTTGATGTGGCCAATAAGCAAGGAGCAACCACCATCAGTATTACCAAGTATGGTACATCAACCATAGCGGAGAAAGCAGCCATTAATTTATTTACATGTGCTTCAACAGAAGCCAAATACCGAAGCAGTGCTACATCATCACGATTAGCACAATTGCATTTAGTGGATATTTTATTTATGTGTGTTGTATCGAGGGACCACGAGCAGTCCATCGCGTACTTAGACCGCACAAGAAAAGCCATAGAGACACTTAGACTTCGTGTGAACAATAAAGGGATGAGATGA
- the nagZ gene encoding beta-N-acetylhexosaminidase, whose protein sequence is MKKWIIGWMTMILVVSISGCSGKQHEDVVQSDDMQHELETNQKTDKTLDKDEKEEDKSLGNQQPVLDEAKQSNDNSSDSTDKEMEAYVQQTLTSMTIEQKVGQLIMTDFRQYDGKNLTVYHEDIGQKIKDYHIGGIILFRENCSSREQTKQLITDFGKQADIPLMIGIDQEGGLVTRLSFAATMPGNMALGATRDTGLAEEVGQAIGSELEALGIHINFAPDIDVNSNPDNPVIGVRSFGDNEQIVSDMGIAYMKGLNKAGVAAVGKHFPGHGDVDVDSHYVLPTSHKTLDELYDIELKPFQKLMDAGLQGVMSAHITFPKVESNTVASKKDGLMVELPATLSPKFLTDVVRHDMEFKGLVFTDAMEMQAITNHFGGVEAAIRAVNAGADVMLMPSNLKQVYEGLLKAVNDGRIATTRINESVERILRFKYEYIINQDKEKIEHIDSATRLEVEHKAANASITVVDNQGMLPIQTTAHDRIAIIGFTGQTIDRMYDAVKVYYPTLEKIHLTKSLNTTGKLVTQQKNQLQGATKVILVTYIANASDATFQMKLVKDILTYKKDTVVVATRNPYELDEAYGSKALVAQYSKSTASFKGTAQVLFGELEGTGKLPVAID, encoded by the coding sequence ATGAAAAAATGGATTATTGGATGGATGACCATGATACTGGTTGTATCCATCAGCGGATGCAGCGGCAAGCAACATGAGGATGTTGTACAATCCGACGATATGCAACATGAATTGGAAACCAATCAAAAGACAGATAAGACTTTAGATAAAGATGAGAAGGAAGAGGACAAGAGTCTTGGTAATCAACAACCCGTATTGGATGAAGCAAAACAATCTAATGATAATTCTTCTGATTCAACAGACAAAGAAATGGAAGCATATGTTCAACAGACATTAACATCCATGACCATTGAACAGAAAGTTGGACAGCTTATCATGACTGATTTTCGCCAATATGACGGCAAGAACCTAACCGTATATCATGAGGACATTGGTCAGAAAATAAAAGACTATCACATTGGAGGCATTATTCTTTTTAGAGAAAACTGTAGCAGCCGTGAACAGACAAAACAGCTCATTACAGACTTTGGGAAACAAGCGGATATACCGCTTATGATAGGTATTGATCAAGAAGGCGGTCTTGTCACCAGACTTTCTTTTGCAGCAACGATGCCTGGTAACATGGCTCTTGGGGCAACAAGAGACACAGGTCTTGCAGAAGAAGTTGGACAAGCTATTGGTTCTGAACTAGAAGCATTAGGCATTCATATCAATTTCGCACCGGATATAGATGTGAATAGTAATCCTGATAATCCTGTTATAGGTGTGAGGTCCTTTGGTGATAACGAGCAGATTGTATCGGATATGGGTATTGCTTATATGAAAGGATTGAATAAAGCAGGGGTAGCTGCTGTGGGCAAACACTTTCCGGGTCATGGTGATGTAGATGTAGATTCCCATTATGTGCTCCCAACCAGTCATAAAACCCTTGATGAACTCTATGATATAGAACTTAAACCTTTTCAAAAACTTATGGATGCTGGGTTACAAGGTGTTATGTCAGCGCATATTACTTTTCCAAAGGTTGAATCAAACACAGTAGCGTCGAAAAAAGATGGCTTAATGGTGGAATTGCCTGCAACCTTGTCACCTAAGTTCTTAACAGATGTTGTCAGACATGACATGGAATTTAAGGGATTGGTCTTTACAGATGCTATGGAAATGCAAGCCATTACCAACCATTTTGGAGGTGTAGAAGCCGCTATTAGAGCTGTGAATGCTGGGGCAGATGTAATGCTTATGCCGTCCAATTTAAAACAGGTTTATGAAGGTCTTCTTAAAGCAGTTAATGACGGGCGTATAGCCACGACACGTATAAATGAGTCAGTAGAACGCATACTTCGCTTTAAGTATGAATATATTATTAATCAGGATAAAGAAAAAATAGAGCATATCGATTCTGCAACACGTTTAGAAGTGGAACACAAAGCAGCCAATGCTTCAATTACGGTGGTAGACAATCAAGGTATGCTGCCCATCCAAACCACAGCACATGATCGTATTGCTATTATTGGTTTCACAGGGCAAACCATAGACCGTATGTATGATGCTGTTAAAGTGTATTATCCCACATTGGAAAAAATACACTTAACCAAGTCTTTAAACACCACAGGTAAACTGGTTACCCAACAAAAGAATCAATTACAAGGAGCTACGAAGGTTATACTTGTGACGTATATAGCCAATGCTTCAGATGCAACATTTCAAATGAAGTTAGTCAAAGACATCTTAACCTATAAAAAAGATACGGTAGTTGTTGCTACTAGAAATCCATATGAACTGGATGAAGCTTATGGGTCCAAAGCTTTGGTGGCCCAATATAGCAAAAGCACCGCATCTTTTAAAGGGACAGCTCAAGTGTTATTTGGAGAACTTGAAGGGACAGGGAAGCTGCCAGTTGCCATTGATTAG
- a CDS encoding vWA domain-containing protein, with amino-acid sequence MKKLMVMMITVVLILSACAAKGDKAENASDMTTSDGITRGTDTSKNNGAQLRDGKKQVAESQAEKPSAAKQTAGNKPDVLAVKKDESIRVTFNEDVTSSIGVDDGDNYNIVPAQPEGNTEAYAPIQENTYQSVLQNPLSTFSIDVDTASYSNIRRFLMDGQLPPRDAVRIEEMVNYFPYDYKEPEGKEPFAINSQIADCPWNDKHALAMVTLKAKDFYTENRPANNLVFLMDVSGSMNDPDKLPLLKSSFKLLVNQLDEQDKVSIVVYAGAAGVVLDATHGHRKDDILGAIEELNAGGSTAGGEGINLAYKIAEENYIKNGNNRIILATDGDFNVGPSSVNALTELIEENRKSGIFLSVLGFGKGNLDDVTAELLADKGNGNYAYIDTILEAKKVLVEQIGSTLYTVAKDVKYQLEFNPGKVKGYRLLGYENRLLNDEDFEDDTKDAGEVGAGHVVTAFYELIPADSNETIPGDDLKYQTTRVKSSDEWMTIKVRYKEPEGHTSQLIEVPVKDTAFFKPTREFYFASSVVEFGLLLRDSEYKGDASYENVIQRAKANKGDDVEGYRSEFIKMVELAKNLPSRY; translated from the coding sequence ATGAAAAAATTAATGGTAATGATGATAACTGTGGTACTTATTTTATCCGCATGTGCTGCCAAGGGAGATAAGGCTGAAAATGCCAGTGATATGACCACAAGTGATGGTATTACTAGGGGTACGGATACAAGTAAGAATAATGGTGCTCAATTAAGAGATGGCAAGAAACAGGTTGCAGAATCACAAGCAGAAAAACCAAGTGCTGCTAAACAAACAGCTGGAAACAAGCCAGATGTTTTAGCGGTGAAAAAGGATGAAAGCATTCGTGTGACATTTAACGAAGACGTAACCAGTTCTATTGGAGTTGATGATGGGGATAACTATAATATAGTACCAGCACAGCCAGAGGGGAATACAGAAGCCTATGCACCTATACAGGAAAACACCTACCAGTCCGTCTTACAAAACCCACTATCCACTTTTTCCATTGATGTAGACACCGCGTCCTATAGTAACATTAGACGTTTTCTAATGGATGGGCAGCTGCCGCCAAGAGATGCAGTAAGAATTGAAGAAATGGTGAACTATTTTCCCTATGATTATAAAGAACCTGAAGGGAAAGAACCTTTTGCAATCAATAGTCAGATAGCAGACTGTCCTTGGAATGATAAACATGCATTGGCTATGGTGACGTTAAAAGCAAAGGATTTTTATACAGAAAATAGACCTGCCAACAACCTTGTATTTTTGATGGATGTGTCAGGTTCCATGAATGATCCTGACAAATTACCTTTATTAAAGTCATCTTTCAAACTATTAGTCAATCAACTAGATGAACAAGATAAAGTATCCATTGTTGTGTATGCAGGTGCAGCAGGTGTCGTATTGGATGCTACCCATGGGCACCGTAAAGATGATATATTGGGTGCAATTGAAGAACTGAATGCAGGTGGATCTACTGCTGGCGGTGAGGGTATTAATCTCGCTTATAAAATTGCAGAAGAGAACTATATAAAAAATGGTAATAACCGCATTATTCTTGCAACAGATGGTGATTTTAATGTGGGACCTTCCAGTGTAAATGCGTTAACAGAACTCATTGAAGAAAATCGTAAGAGTGGTATCTTTTTAAGTGTCCTTGGTTTTGGAAAAGGGAACCTTGATGATGTAACAGCAGAATTATTAGCGGATAAAGGCAACGGTAATTATGCCTATATCGATACAATTTTAGAAGCGAAAAAAGTACTGGTTGAGCAGATTGGTTCCACACTCTATACCGTTGCAAAGGATGTAAAATATCAATTAGAATTTAATCCTGGTAAAGTGAAAGGTTATCGCTTATTAGGTTATGAGAACCGCTTATTAAATGATGAAGATTTTGAAGATGATACCAAAGATGCAGGGGAAGTAGGGGCAGGTCATGTTGTAACAGCTTTCTACGAACTGATACCCGCAGACTCTAATGAAACCATTCCTGGTGATGACTTGAAGTACCAAACAACACGTGTCAAGTCCAGTGATGAATGGATGACCATAAAAGTACGTTACAAAGAGCCAGAGGGACACACCAGTCAATTAATAGAAGTTCCAGTAAAGGATACAGCATTTTTTAAGCCTACTAGGGAGTTCTACTTTGCAAGCTCAGTGGTGGAATTTGGATTGCTTCTTAGAGATTCGGAGTATAAAGGTGATGCAAGTTATGAAAATGTCATTCAGCGAGCAAAAGCTAACAAAGGTGATGACGTTGAAGGCTATCGCTCAGAATTCATTAAGATGGTAGAACTGGCTAAAAATTTACCAAGCAGGTATTAG
- a CDS encoding glycoside hydrolase family 3 protein, producing the protein MKKVGQLMVCGFEGKTPSDEIITLIKDYHIGGIILFSRNIGTAKEVLALTNALQRIARDAGHEQPLFICVDQENGVVRRLGEGTTYFPGSMLIGATGNKANAYAIGLATGRELKALGINWNLAPVVDINNNPSNPVIGVRSFGEGADMVASYAVENIKGMHEAGIITTLKHFPGHGDTDSDSHLKLPVIPHTMERLEAMELKPFRACMEAGADTVMSAHVYFPTLVKSEKPATLAPEVMTGLLREGLGFQGVVTTDCMEMKAIADTYGTVGGAVKALEAGVDIVMISHTYTLQEEAIKTIVQDVEKGHLALEKIEASYNRILKLKEKYLDWDTIVDQPTLAPIVGCEEHQQLAEKVFREGITICKNDGVLPLSAEADSVLFIDSSNCHITGVEDTVFATHSLRSAIEGITTQVEVMEINPDPSEEEITKVLQVMKKFDKVIFGTFNIGPQSNLIKLVQRMADLGQQIVVIAMRNPYHLAYMEESNAFIATYEWTKAGLELAVKAVFGMEHVSGKLPVMKKN; encoded by the coding sequence ATGAAAAAAGTTGGACAATTAATGGTTTGTGGGTTTGAAGGTAAGACACCATCAGATGAAATTATCACGTTAATAAAGGATTACCATATAGGAGGGATTATTCTATTTAGTCGCAATATAGGAACGGCTAAAGAAGTTCTTGCATTGACCAATGCATTACAACGTATTGCAAGAGATGCAGGCCATGAGCAACCCCTTTTTATCTGCGTGGATCAGGAAAATGGTGTTGTGAGACGATTAGGGGAAGGTACCACTTATTTTCCAGGATCCATGCTTATAGGAGCCACAGGTAACAAGGCGAATGCCTATGCGATTGGTCTAGCAACAGGGAGAGAATTGAAAGCATTAGGTATTAACTGGAATCTAGCGCCTGTTGTGGATATTAATAACAACCCAAGTAATCCAGTTATTGGTGTACGTTCTTTTGGTGAAGGTGCAGATATGGTTGCATCTTATGCAGTAGAGAACATAAAAGGCATGCATGAGGCTGGCATCATCACCACACTGAAACATTTCCCAGGACATGGTGATACAGACTCGGATTCTCATCTCAAATTACCGGTTATTCCACATACCATGGAAAGATTAGAAGCCATGGAGCTAAAGCCTTTTAGGGCATGCATGGAAGCAGGAGCGGATACGGTGATGTCTGCCCATGTCTATTTCCCAACACTTGTTAAATCCGAAAAACCAGCCACCTTAGCACCAGAAGTCATGACGGGTCTTCTTCGAGAGGGACTGGGATTCCAAGGTGTTGTTACCACAGATTGTATGGAAATGAAGGCCATTGCAGATACATATGGAACGGTTGGAGGAGCTGTTAAAGCGTTAGAAGCAGGAGTGGATATTGTTATGATATCCCATACGTATACCCTTCAAGAGGAAGCCATAAAGACCATTGTACAAGACGTAGAAAAAGGACATTTGGCGTTAGAAAAAATAGAAGCATCCTATAATCGCATCCTTAAGCTAAAAGAAAAATATTTAGACTGGGATACAATTGTCGATCAACCTACATTAGCTCCAATTGTCGGTTGTGAAGAACACCAACAACTGGCTGAGAAAGTATTTCGAGAGGGTATCACCATCTGTAAAAATGACGGTGTGTTACCTTTATCAGCAGAAGCAGATAGCGTTCTCTTTATTGATAGCTCCAATTGCCATATTACAGGTGTGGAAGATACAGTATTTGCAACCCACTCCCTTAGAAGTGCAATAGAGGGCATAACAACCCAAGTGGAAGTGATGGAAATTAACCCAGACCCATCAGAAGAAGAAATCACCAAAGTCTTGCAAGTCATGAAAAAATTTGATAAGGTAATATTTGGTACATTCAACATTGGTCCTCAATCCAATTTAATAAAATTAGTACAGCGTATGGCTGATTTAGGGCAACAAATAGTGGTTATTGCCATGCGAAATCCTTATCATCTGGCTTACATGGAAGAAAGCAATGCTTTTATAGCTACCTACGAATGGACAAAAGCAGGATTGGAGCTTGCAGTTAAGGCTGTATTTGGCATGGAACATGTATCAGGAAAATTACCTGTCATGAAGAAAAATTAA